The Puntigrus tetrazona isolate hp1 chromosome 23, ASM1883169v1, whole genome shotgun sequence genome has a segment encoding these proteins:
- the LOC122328536 gene encoding amphoterin-induced protein 3 gives MTYTSCVVLISLLVRLTGAICPQGCLCISEILNCGSLGLDRFPNPLPFTTSVLDLSHNRLTWLAGGSFYGLPRLHALHMSHNRISLLSPGAFHNISSLRYLDLSSNKLQVVGKHHFQDLPALEVLLLYNNRLTRVESNTLMGLGNLKKAYFSLNQITDFPFFSIRKHSHPNLVTLDLSSNRLFRLPMDDIVVLPAAVQTGLFLHNNSLECDCSMYRMFWHWEQKGYPSVKDYKDDYKCLMYGEPRIPINFLRSSHFFENCTIGKMISLISPKADKVVYEGEQVRLDCTGTLNGEDLSYSWIIPHQENISQLIQNGSLRLNQDGSLDILAAQSIDSGVYQCTAVDNARMINESREVNLTVVAQRTAEEPFNTGYTTLLGCVVTLVLILMYLYLTPCRCGCCKPPPPSPAISTFREDHCTLASIFAAPSTDRLKSKSQSDRHVVFLEPLMTGKNGHPKAAFVVEQPTVEWDTENFTIIRGRNDSE, from the coding sequence ATGACTTATACATCTTGTGTGGTTTTGATCTCACTCTTGGTTCGGCTCACGGGAGCTATTTGTCCTCAAGGCTGCCTGTGTATATCTGAGATACTGAACTGTGGCTCCTTGGGTCTGGATAGATTCCCCAATCCGCTTCCATTCACAACATCGGTCCTGGACCTCAGTCATAACAGACTAACATGGCTGGCAGGAGGCAGTTTCTACGGGCTCCCAAGGCTGCACGCTTTGCATATGTCCCATAACCGCATCTCCTTGCTAAGCCCGGGAGCTTTCCATAACATCAGCAGTCTTCGATACCTGGACCTCTCTTCCAACAAGTTGCAGGTGGTGGGGAAGCATCACTTCCAGGACCTGCCAGCCTTGGAGGTGTTGTTGCTCTACAACAATCGTCTTACCCGCGTGGAGAGCAACACCCTAATGGGGCTCGGCAATCTGAAGAAGGCTTACTTCAGCCTCAACCAGATCACAGATTTCCCATTCTTCTCGATTCGTAAGCACAGCCACCCCAACTTGGTTACACTGGACCTCTCCTCAAACCGCCTGTTTCGTCTGCCTATGGATGACATTGTGGTGCTGCCGGCTGCAGTCCAAACAGGCCTGTTCCTGCACAATAACAGTCTGGAGTGCGATTGCTCTATGTACCGCATGTTTTGGCACTGGGAGCAGAAGGGATATCCAAGTGTGAAAGACTACAAGGATGACTACAAGTGTCTTATGTATGGCGAGCCTCGAATCCCAATTAATTTTCTGCGCTCTTCGCACTTCTTTGAGAACTGTACCATTGGGAAGATGATATCCCTGATATCCCCAAAGGCTGATAAAGTTGTTTACGAGGGTGAACAAGTGAGACTGGACTGCACTGGGACACTAAACGGAGAAGATCTGTCTTACAGCTGGATCATTCCGCATCAAGAAAACATCTCTCAGCTGATCCAGAATGGATCTCTACGTCTCAATCAAGACGGTAGCTTGGATATTCTAGCTGCCCAGTCCATAGATTCGGGGGTCTACCAGTGCACTGCTGTGGATAATGCGAGGATGATCAACGAATCACGAGAAGTAAATTTAACGGTGGTAGCCCAGCGTACCGCGGAGGAGCCGTTCAACACAGGCTACACCACTCTTTTGGGATGTGTGGTGACCCTTGTcctcattttaatgtatttgtatttaaccCCATGTCGTTGTGGTTGCTGCaaacctcctcctccttctccggCCATCTCAACCTTTAGGGAGGACCACTGCACTCTGGCCTCTATCTTTGCAGCCCCTTCAACCGATCGACTCAAGAGCAAGTCTCAGTCCGACAGGCACGTAGTGTTCCTCGAGCCACTCATGACAGGAAAAAACGGCCACCCGAAAGCTGCATTTGTTGTTGAACAGCCTACAGTTGAATGGGACACAGAAAACTTCACCATAATTAGAGGTAGAAACGACTCGGAGTAG